In Peromyscus eremicus chromosome 2, PerEre_H2_v1, whole genome shotgun sequence, a single genomic region encodes these proteins:
- the LOC131904807 gene encoding interferon alpha-12-like: protein MAIALILDIPALQQLPVSTEPRGPAASATFTIARPCALLTFLVVMHSWSSCCLGCDLPQTHHLRNKRASTLLAQMRRLSPLSCLKDRMDFAFPLEKVDAQQIQKAQAIPVLQELTQQVLILFSSKDSSAAWETSLLDTFCTGLHHQLKDLQACLMQQVEEQEPSLSQEDNLVAVRNYFHRITVYLKEKKHSSCAWEVVRAEVRKALSSSAKLLAGLTEEKE, encoded by the coding sequence AGCCCAGAGGACCAGCAGCATCTGCCACATTCACAATTGCCAGGCCCTGTGCTCTGCTGACATTCCTGGTGGTGATGCACTCCTGGTCAAGCTGCTGTCTGGGATGTGACCTGCCTCAGACTCATCACCTCAGGAACAAGAGAGCCTCCACACTCCTGGCACAAATGAGGagactctcccctctctcctgcctgaaGGACAGAATGGACTTTGCATTCCCTCTGGAGAAGGTGGATGCCCAGCAGATCCAGAAGGCCCAGGCCATCCCTGTCCTGCAGGAGCTGACCCAGCAGGTCCTGATCCTCTTCAGCTCAAAGGACTCATCTGCTGCTTGGGAGACAAGCCTCCTAGACACATTCTGCACTGGCCTCCACCACCAGCTCAAAGACCTGCAAGCCTGTCTGATGCAGCAGGTTGAGGAGCAGGAACCTTCTCTGAGCCAGGAAGACAACCTGGTGGCTGTGCGGAACTACTTCCACAGGATCACTGTCTacctgaaggagaagaaacacagttCCTGTGCCTGGGAGGTGGTCAGAGCAGAAGTCAGGAAAGCCCTGTCTTCCTCAGCCAAGCTGTTGGCAGGACTGACTGAGGAGAAGGAGTAA